One segment of Neobacillus endophyticus DNA contains the following:
- a CDS encoding MFS transporter codes for MNSQAKTYQDDQAIQKKRWAILVILNIFTFMSTLDASIVNIALPVISKNLNLPIAKTEWVVSSYLIAICTLILFFGKLGDIVGKIRIFKIGTIIFIIGSLFCGLSHNLALLVISRLVQALGSSMTMANSQGIITEIFPARERGKALGLIGTFVSLGSIAGPSLGGLLISAFGWEYIFWVNVPIGVIAIAFGWRMLPKDMTFVKATIDSAGTLLFILFIISLFAGLLLGQQAGYQDYRIVTAFIISAISLVVFLVVESKKAEPMLHLSLFKNPLFSLSILCGFLMFVANFCFNIIAPFYTQNILHLSPMSAGLLLMLFPITMAIVAPLSGAWSDKIGSELLTFIGLIVMVIAQIGLANLGDESSIILVGLYVAMLGLGSGLFQSPNNSLVMSTVPKFQLGIAGSVNALIRNLGMVVGISAATTTLFSVMSARAGYRVTGLIANRPDIFIEGMHTVFIGSASICLICAALTGWRLYKAKVSFRHH; via the coding sequence TTGAATTCACAGGCTAAAACCTACCAGGATGATCAGGCCATTCAGAAAAAAAGATGGGCCATCCTTGTGATTTTAAATATTTTTACGTTTATGTCCACCCTGGATGCAAGTATTGTCAATATTGCTCTTCCTGTTATCTCGAAAAATTTAAATCTCCCGATTGCCAAAACTGAATGGGTTGTCAGCAGCTATTTAATTGCTATTTGTACATTAATCCTATTTTTTGGTAAATTAGGTGATATCGTTGGTAAAATTCGCATATTTAAAATCGGGACCATCATATTCATCATCGGCTCCCTTTTTTGTGGTTTAAGTCATAATCTGGCATTGCTTGTTATTTCCAGGCTTGTACAGGCATTAGGATCATCCATGACGATGGCCAATAGTCAGGGAATAATAACTGAAATATTTCCGGCAAGAGAACGTGGAAAGGCATTAGGCCTTATCGGAACCTTCGTTTCACTAGGTAGTATTGCCGGTCCGAGTTTGGGCGGTTTACTTATTTCAGCTTTTGGCTGGGAGTATATTTTTTGGGTGAATGTTCCTATTGGAGTCATAGCTATAGCGTTCGGATGGAGAATGCTGCCCAAAGACATGACTTTTGTAAAAGCAACAATAGACAGCGCAGGAACACTACTGTTTATTTTATTTATCATTTCTCTTTTTGCAGGATTATTGCTAGGTCAGCAGGCTGGCTATCAAGATTATCGTATTGTCACAGCCTTTATCATTTCTGCCATCTCCCTTGTCGTATTTTTGGTGGTAGAATCCAAAAAGGCAGAACCTATGTTACATTTGTCGTTATTTAAAAATCCCTTATTTTCATTGAGCATTTTATGTGGCTTTCTCATGTTCGTTGCTAACTTCTGTTTTAATATTATTGCACCATTTTATACACAAAATATTTTACATCTTTCTCCTATGAGCGCCGGATTATTGTTAATGCTTTTTCCAATTACAATGGCAATAGTTGCACCTCTCAGCGGTGCATGGTCTGATAAAATCGGCTCTGAGCTGTTAACATTTATCGGCTTGATCGTTATGGTCATTGCCCAGATTGGTTTAGCCAATCTGGGGGATGAAAGTTCAATTATTTTAGTAGGATTGTATGTTGCCATGTTAGGTCTTGGCAGCGGTTTGTTCCAATCACCTAACAATTCTTTAGTCATGTCAACTGTTCCAAAGTTTCAGCTCGGTATTGCGGGAAGTGTAAATGCCCTTATCCGAAATTTGGGTATGGTTGTGGGGATCTCTGCAGCGACTACCACCCTTTTCTCTGTTATGAGCGCAAGAGCTGGCTATCGGGTCACTGGATTGATTGCTAACCGCCCTGACATTTTTATTGAAGGAATGCATACGGTTTTCATTGGTTCCGCATCCATTTGTTTAATATGTGCTGCATTAACCGGATGGCGCCTATATAAAGCAAAAGTTTCATTCAGACATCATTAA
- a CDS encoding MarR family winged helix-turn-helix transcriptional regulator: protein MKRKPIGKLISLIYRQNQKMISKKLKAYQIGGGGQHSFLIEIVKQPGINQDQLTTELKFDKATTARAIKKLEEAGYITRKIDEKDRRSFQLFPTAKGLEFYPVLMDILKTSNHSLTLQLTDEEKDQLIYLLQKLTFSDHD from the coding sequence ATGAAAAGAAAACCGATTGGTAAATTGATTTCACTTATATACCGCCAAAACCAAAAAATGATTAGTAAAAAATTAAAGGCATATCAAATTGGTGGCGGAGGGCAGCATAGCTTTTTAATCGAAATTGTCAAACAACCTGGGATCAACCAGGATCAGCTAACCACAGAGTTAAAATTTGATAAAGCAACAACCGCCCGAGCTATTAAAAAACTAGAGGAAGCTGGCTATATCACACGTAAGATTGATGAAAAAGACCGCCGATCTTTTCAACTTTTTCCTACAGCTAAAGGGCTGGAGTTTTATCCTGTTTTAATGGATATTTTAAAAACTTCCAACCACTCATTAACTTTGCAATTAACGGACGAGGAAAAAGACCAGTTGATTTATTTACTGCAAAAATTAACGTTTAGTGACCATGATTAA
- a CDS encoding MBL fold metallo-hydrolase: MMMYQKNNVTVFQSALFQLNSTIVVTDDIVLVTDPGYLPQEIEVQKKFVENIKGDRPVYLFFTHSDFDHIVGYGAFPGAKTIASKEFVESPLKEAQLHDVIKFDDEFYITRPYEVEYPKIDCVIRKDGEKLIVGKTEITFYHGLGHNHDGLIAVVESLDLVIAGDYLSDVEFPFVYYSYAEYEKTLDTFKKLLSEERPLTLITSHGNVTEDQQEIQKRINDSEEYLTLVENGGSSEEFQQFLNAKGYRFLTNLKARHEDNLRVKVSGTM, translated from the coding sequence ATGATGATGTATCAAAAAAACAATGTAACTGTTTTTCAAAGTGCTTTATTTCAATTGAATTCTACGATTGTTGTTACAGATGACATCGTATTAGTGACAGATCCTGGCTATCTTCCTCAAGAAATAGAAGTGCAAAAGAAATTTGTAGAGAATATTAAAGGGGACAGACCGGTTTATTTGTTTTTTACCCATTCGGATTTCGACCATATTGTTGGCTATGGTGCATTTCCAGGGGCTAAAACCATAGCAAGTAAAGAATTTGTGGAAAGTCCTTTAAAAGAAGCACAGCTACATGATGTGATAAAATTCGATGATGAATTTTATATAACTCGTCCATATGAAGTAGAATATCCTAAGATTGATTGTGTCATTCGGAAAGATGGAGAGAAATTAATCGTAGGGAAGACGGAGATTACGTTTTATCATGGTTTAGGCCATAATCATGACGGCTTAATAGCTGTTGTAGAATCACTGGATCTAGTGATAGCCGGTGATTATCTCTCAGACGTTGAATTTCCGTTTGTTTATTACAGTTATGCTGAATATGAAAAAACATTGGACACTTTTAAAAAGTTGTTATCAGAAGAAAGACCTCTCACCTTGATCACCAGCCACGGAAACGTAACTGAAGACCAACAAGAGATCCAAAAACGGATCAACGACTCAGAAGAGTATTTAACACTCGTTGAAAACGGCGGATCCTCTGAAGAATTTCAGCAATTTCTGAACGCGAAAGGCTATCGCTTTCTAACCAATCTAAAAGCACGTCACGAGGACAATTTACGAGTTAAGGTGTCAGGCACCATGTGA
- a CDS encoding protein-glutamine gamma-glutamyltransferase yields MIVIDHQIVKWEELAKKVSNKEETNIIKLMTSFNEKYEYLTLEQLKFELLFRRNTMRAARELNKSGAKFTTFTYAFCNKKYWNRLSNGGFLIRPDVDPSTAILDILKNGKLYAFECSTAVAIVLYIAFLYSIGSERFNVLFSGLYLMDWQFDEDLPLYQKYGDDFIPGDVLHFNNPDFDPKQPHWRAENVIYFGDDEYFGHGIGIRGASTIINFLNKKRKPAPKNSAYLMRIITRPHYLTMSGTM; encoded by the coding sequence ATGATTGTCATTGATCATCAAATTGTCAAATGGGAGGAACTAGCGAAAAAAGTTTCTAATAAAGAAGAAACTAACATTATTAAACTAATGACATCTTTTAATGAAAAATACGAGTATCTTACACTCGAACAATTAAAATTTGAACTATTGTTCCGACGCAATACCATGAGAGCAGCAAGAGAACTGAATAAGAGCGGAGCTAAGTTTACTACTTTTACCTATGCATTTTGCAATAAAAAATATTGGAACCGGTTAAGCAACGGCGGTTTTTTAATAAGACCTGATGTTGACCCTTCAACAGCGATACTTGACATTTTAAAAAACGGAAAGCTTTATGCGTTTGAATGTTCCACAGCAGTTGCTATTGTTTTATATATTGCGTTTCTCTATTCAATTGGAAGCGAAAGGTTTAATGTCCTTTTCAGCGGGCTTTATTTAATGGATTGGCAGTTTGACGAAGATCTCCCGCTTTACCAGAAATATGGCGATGATTTCATTCCTGGTGATGTACTTCACTTCAACAATCCCGATTTTGACCCAAAACAACCCCATTGGCGTGCCGAAAACGTCATCTACTTTGGTGACGACGAATACTTTGGCCACGGTATAGGCATCCGTGGTGCCAGCACCATCATTAACTTCCTAAACAAAAAACGAAAACCCGCCCCCAAAAATTCCGCATACCTCATGAGGATTATCACAAGACCCCATTATTTAACAATGTCAGGCACCATGTGA
- a CDS encoding MFS transporter, whose amino-acid sequence MVDNMRTYNEKISIYHGMVSVIAVNLASNYFPIYAISVLGASNYQVGLISSLPPLVTLIVTIPAAILLNRLEQQKKMIALTVFLARAMFLLLIGVVLIPPSFQAWVFLIMIGLMNIPGTISTIGWQTLISGMIDEERRGAFFSDRNRLLTIVGMISMLVIGIVMKNQTNHVGTYQLLFLCAFLFGLLEVFFLMKHRETPVKSKSNTEQKKTFMDWSIFKDYGYKWFLFAALCFNFSWQMVWGLFNIYNIKYAHATLLWISIFSVGNQLVQIFTFPLWKKWADKKSNTLIFFWIAVGMAIAPALTVISTNPFYLTLVQMSSGFFVSGTTLILFNLLLEQSPPEKRTYCITTYNVLLSIVAFIAPQIGVWLLQETGIHLSMYISTTLRFSSAIVFLIMYLKFKKHKNTVYTNSVSS is encoded by the coding sequence ATGGTGGATAACATGCGCACCTATAATGAAAAAATTAGTATTTATCATGGTATGGTTTCAGTAATTGCTGTAAACTTAGCAAGTAATTATTTCCCCATTTACGCGATCTCCGTTCTTGGCGCCAGCAATTATCAAGTCGGATTAATCAGCTCTTTGCCCCCTTTAGTAACTTTGATCGTAACGATACCGGCTGCAATCCTATTAAATCGATTGGAACAGCAAAAGAAAATGATTGCATTAACGGTTTTTTTGGCAAGGGCGATGTTTTTACTGCTGATAGGAGTTGTGCTTATTCCGCCATCATTTCAGGCTTGGGTTTTTTTAATCATGATCGGATTAATGAACATACCTGGAACGATTTCAACGATCGGATGGCAAACATTAATTAGCGGAATGATTGATGAAGAACGCCGAGGAGCATTTTTCAGTGACAGAAATCGTTTATTAACAATAGTTGGAATGATTTCCATGTTAGTCATTGGGATCGTAATGAAAAATCAAACAAATCATGTAGGAACATATCAACTTTTATTTTTATGTGCATTTCTGTTTGGACTATTAGAAGTATTTTTCTTAATGAAACACAGGGAGACTCCTGTGAAGTCAAAATCAAATACTGAGCAAAAGAAAACATTTATGGATTGGAGCATCTTTAAAGACTATGGATACAAATGGTTTCTGTTTGCCGCATTGTGTTTTAATTTTTCCTGGCAAATGGTTTGGGGTTTATTCAACATTTATAATATCAAGTATGCCCATGCCACTTTGCTTTGGATCAGTATTTTTTCAGTTGGAAACCAATTAGTACAAATATTTACATTCCCATTATGGAAAAAGTGGGCAGATAAGAAATCAAATACGTTAATATTTTTCTGGATTGCAGTGGGTATGGCGATTGCTCCAGCATTAACTGTTATATCAACCAATCCCTTTTACTTAACATTAGTACAAATGTCTTCAGGCTTTTTTGTGTCTGGAACAACACTTATCTTATTCAATCTATTATTAGAGCAATCACCACCTGAAAAAAGAACGTACTGTATTACTACGTATAATGTGTTGTTATCTATTGTGGCTTTCATTGCCCCGCAAATTGGAGTTTGGCTGCTTCAGGAAACAGGAATTCATCTTTCTATGTATATCAGCACTACCCTTCGATTCAGCAGTGCCATTGTTTTCCTGATCATGTATTTAAAATTTAAAAAACATAAAAATACTGTTTATACGAACAGTGTTTCGAGTTAA